ccaaccccaaccccaaccccaaccccaaccccaaccccaaccccaaccccaaccccaaccccaaccccaaccccaaccccaaccccatctttttaAAACAAGATATAATTAAAAATGGATGGAGAATACTTTTGTCGAAGCTTATCTGTGAATGCGAATCTAATAGAGTGAATACAGATCATCTGATATCGATGAAGCCCTCGGAAACTTCGTACTTCTGAGTACGCACTTCGAACTCCTTGAATCCCAGTGCCTTGTGGCGAATCTCTGCGAATTGCTTGAACCACTAGTTCTTGTTGGCGATGTACTGCAGGAAGGACTGCTTCTGCTGTAGACGAGCAGCTTCCTTTTCGTACTTGAGGACGTTGATGCGCTTGTCGTCCTGCTCTTCGTACTTCTTTCGGATCTCCTTCTCGCTTTCGATAAGGGCGCGCTCTTCCTCCTCGGGAAGCTCAGTCATGACTCTGGGCCTCCACTGGACGTCGAAGATGTTCTTCTGGAGGGTGTCCTTAGTGATGATTTCGCCGATGAAGTTCCAGATCTGGTAGCCCTTTTCAGTGCCCAGCAGGATGAAACGACCAGAGTTGTCGACGTGGAAGAAGTTCATACCGCTGACTATCAGGTTCTGCTTGGTGAATTCGAAGTTAAGAGTGCGCTTGCCCTTATCCTTGCCCTCCCTTGAAATAAGACCCAGTGAGAACTTGCCCTTTTCAGGACTTTCCTCTGTGATGTTGTAAAGGGCGAAGAAGTTTCCATTACTAGCCAACACAACCCTATTTTGGAGGTTGTCTCTTATTTCTCCAATCTTTCCAATTTCGATGGATTTGTTCTTGAATGCGATTTCGTAGAAACTGACAACGAACCTCACGTTGATGCCCTTCTTGGTAGCCTCGTCCTCGCTGACCACTGCGAAGCGGTTGTTGTGCCAGTCCCAACTGATGGAGTCCACTTCGTCCTTGACCTCCAGACTGGTGATCTCCAGAGGCTCTTCCTTCCTGAGCAGGTTGCCGATTTGGATGACGGTGGCGTAGTGGTTCTTCTTGATGAACTTTCTGAGAGAAATGGCCACCCAATCACCTCTTTCGGAGACAAATATCTCACCGTTTTTGGCGTGCTCGCTCCAGGCGCGCCACTTACGCTCTTGCCTGGTCTCGACGTTGTAGAGGAACAGACGAGTAGCTGCTACGTTGACGGGATTGTAGTCGATTTCGAAACACATAACCATGATCCAGCCTCCGCGAAGCCAGGCAACCTTTTGAACATGGGGTGCCTTGAGGATGTTCTGCTCCTCTTCAGCAAGCTTCACCTGTCTCTTGAAGTCGTCCAGGCTGGAAATGGTAAACACCACTACTTCATGCTGCAGGACGATGGCAAGACTTTGTGCATTCTCCGAGAACTGGAAAGAGTCAAGGGATTGGTTGGAGTGGGATTTGTAAGTCTTGATCTTGATTTGTTCCTCCAGCGCCCACACAATAAAGTTTTCCCTGCTCACAGTGGAGCCATTGTTGGAAGTGATGATCACTCGCTCGTCTGATGAGAATTTGGCATCCATGGCGTTGGCTTGGGGAAGCAGGCCCTTGTATTCCAAAGTGGCGCCATAGTAAAGATGGGTGCCCTATGGAGAGCAGACAGCGAGGTAGCTTCCGAGAGGAGAAAAGACCACTTTGTTGATGGTGAAGTCGACACCAAGGTACTCGGTAGGGAGAGCGTTCTTGGAGCTCTTGTCGAGGTGGTCGAGCCAGTTGAGGTAGACCATGTTGGCCTCGCGAACTACGAACTGGTTGCGGAACTGTTCATCGAGGTTCTGCTCGATCTTGTGCTTGGTGAGGGCGAACTTGGGAGGGTGGAAGGGACGGTGCAGCAGGTCCCGCTCCTGCTCTTCGATGAAACCGCGAATCTCGTTGATGGTGTAGCATTGAAGAGTGTGGTTCTTGTCGAACTTGAAGTTGTTGAGCTTGGAAAAGGCAGCCTTGGCCTCAGCAGTGGTTCGGTAGGTTAGGTAAAGCGTCTGGTTGCCGATGCCGTTCTCACGACCAACTTCAATGCTCAGGAGACCTTGCTTCTCACCGATCTTTTTAGCGTCCAGCAATTTCGTTCTGAAAAGAGCCAAGAACTTCTCTTCGTTGTCTGGCTTGAGCACGGGAATGCCATTAACTAAATGAGTGATTGACTACTGATAAACTGGTTGAGCAGCTCATCGTCGAGCTCTGGCTTCTTGATCTTGCGAAGGGCTTCACTTTCCTCCTGCTAGACCTTCTTGCAGGCCTCCAGAATGAAGAGCTTGAGGTCCTTGTTCTCCTCGATCTCGCTCGAAAAGTCCAACTCCTTAAAAAGACTCAGCATGTTGAAATTATATATCGTACCCAAAATCCCAAAATGCTCCACCCTTCACGCAAAGATATCCAATCACCCTTGCCTTGCCCTCGCATTTACTATACCCTTTGGAATCATGGGGCGGAAGTACTGAtttaaatttcaggatttttaaATTGAggatatatttttattgatatttatTCAAATCTACAAATGAGCAGTGTTAGGTACACCTCCAACGAAAACGTCTACCAAGGCGAGTAATTATTTCACTATTTAGACAGGGCTACACAGTCCCCAATCCCACCCTTGTCACAGGAAACCAGACCTATGAGCCCCAATATATCACAACTTACCAACAGCCCACCTACGCCTACAACGCCGTTGCTGCCCCCGCCGCCACCAGCTATACTTCCTACACTGTCCCCCAGGCAGTCGGAGCTGCAGGATCTGAGGTGAGAAACACCACCTACAATTTCGGAACTGCTGCGGCTACCAATGTTGCCAGCACTGTCAGGAACACAGTTGTCGGAGATGTTGTTGCTCCTCCTCCCAAGATCACCTTCGGACACCCTCAAGGCGGATACGTCCAAACCAACACGTAGGATCTGTCTCATTTAGCTACTACCAACAGCAGCCAGTCACCGTCAACACCACCTCTGTTGTTAATCCTCCTCCCCAGACTGTCACCTCAACTGTTGTGCAGGAGCAAAAGCCAATCAACGCTGGCAGCAAGGTTGTTACTGGTCCCGTCTCTACTGTTGCCTCCACCAACTACTCTGGAAAGCACAGTGATGAATTTTTGTGCGGAAAGTGGTGCTGGATTCTTACCGCCATCATCGCCATGGCTCTCCTCACTTTGGCTCTCCTTTACGGTTTGGGAGTTATCGGAGGCCCCGTTGGAGATGGTCAGCCTAAGCCTGTCAGTGGTGGAGGAAAAGTTGGAGCCAATCTTAACGTCAATGGTCCCCATGTTTCTACTCCCAGCGTCAATGTTAATGGCCCTCACGTTAGCACTCCCAATGTCAACCTGAATGGTCCCCACGTCTCTGCCCCCAACGTCAACCTCAATGGTCCTCATGTTTCTGCTCCCAATGTTAATCTCAATGGCCCCCACGTAAGCACTCCTAGCGTCAACCTCAACGGACCTCACGTTGAAGCTCCTAACGTCAACCTCAACGGCCCTAAGCTCAACGCTCCATCTGTCAACCTCAATCCTCCAACTGTCAACCTCAATCCTCCTCACGTTGAAACCCCCAGCGTCAACCTCAACGGTCCCAAGGTTAGCGCTCCTTCAGTGAATCTCAATGGTCCCCACGTTGAAGCTCCCAGCGTTAACCTTAACGCTCCTCACGTGAGCACTCCCTCAGTCAATCTCAACGGCCCCACTTTCACTGCCCCAACCGTCACTGCCCCAACAGTCACTACCCCAACTGTCACTGCTCCAACTTTCACTGGCCCCTCTTTCAACGTCAATGGAGGATCAGTCAAGGGAACTACTTCAGTTTCTGCAGTCCCCAGCGGAGTTGCCCCAACTGCTTACAACGCCCCCACTTACACTGCCCCCACCTATACTCCTCCCACCTTCACCGCTAGCAGGCCTACTGCCAGTGTTACCCCCGCTTCAGTTGCCCCTGTCCCCGCCTCAGTCGCCCCCGTCGCCTATGAACCTACTTCTGCCCCCAGCTACAGCTACTCTCCCAGCGTCAACGTTCAACCTACTTCAGTTTCAACTCAACCAGTCACCGTTCAGCCCAGCTACAGCTACTCTCCCAGCGCCAACGTCCAACCTACTTCAGTTGCAACTCAACCAGTCACCGTTCAGCCCAACTATGTCTATTCTCCCACCGTCAGCGTCCAGCCAGCATCAGTCCGCTCCGGATCAGTCCAGCCTGCCTCAGTCCAGCCATCCCTCcaccccaccaccaccactgccGCCCCATACTCCTTCGAACCCGAGGAGGTGGAGCCCGAAGCAGAATAATGATGGATTTTATGTTATAATCCAGGGCATAAATTTGAATATATCATATCGTATGAAAAAGGAGCAACCGAATAGCTTTTAAGTCTTCGTGGATGAGCACAGCCCGGAGGAAGCGATAGAGATGGATAGGATTTGGAAGAAGAAGCTGAATGAGCAGAAAAACAAACGATACACAATCATCATGCTGTCCGCAGTGGTCATTATGATCATCATCTTCGCCGCACTCATGAGTACCTTTGACTCCTCCACCTCACCCAAAAAACACTTCGAAATTGAAGAAATCACCTATATGAACACCAAGTACACTTACCTGCAGAGCAGCATCCCTCATCTCAAGTTCCTTGTCCCGCAGCAGgacacaaaagaaatcaaaatactgaaaaccatgggCATCATATACTCCGAAATATTGGCATGGATTGATTCCAATGTTGCTCCTCACCATCAGGTCCTCTATATTCCCAACGAAAGCAGTATGGTGAATGTGCTTGGAATCGCGCTTGGATATTACCTGAAGGAATCGAAAGGTGGGCAGCTCTTCATTGGAGTGACTGGCATCAAGTATTCGTAGATGACGACAAAGAACGTATAGTTGATGAATGTGGGAAGACAGGAGTATATGCCCATCAAAATAGCCACCATAGATAAACTCCCCTAAAAAGAGTACGATGTGATTGTGCTGGACAACACCAGCTATCATCAGAGGCTCAACCAAAGCACCAAAGCAACGATAATCATGATTAGGAGGGAAAGCAACAAGACTAGCAAAATGGATTCATACTTCCTGGCGCACAACAAGTATTAAATCTTAAAGGGACGCTCCAACACTGATATTAGAGCATTGCCTCCACAGTATGGCTACGCACTCATTCCCTATGTCCCCTCGGCTAAACTAGATATCACCAACATTCTGCTCATTCCAGATTCTACCTAAGACGTCGAGTTGTGTGAAGAACCCAACTCAGAATTGGCATAGAAGCCATGGGTGCGTAACTTAGTCCAAAGGTTGAAAAATGAGTCGTTTGCTGATACATCAATCCTCTTTGCAGCCGATAGCCCAGCTGCTCTCCAAATCATCTCCTCGCTTCCTGCCTCCAAGATATACGCAATCAATCCTCCTTCCTCCATCCCCAACGTGATCCCCATAAAGACAAGCAGCGAGTTCGTGAGGACCTCCAGAAACATCTTCATCGTCACTGCCAAGGATAGCTTTAATTTCTACATCGAGAGAGGAGACCAATTGTTCGTAGAGGTAACCAGCGAGGAATAGCGAGCAAAAGTAACTAAAAAATTCTAGGGATTCACCACTTCAATCGTTACCCCATTCAACAACAAGGGATGCTTCTATCCTCCAGCTTTACTCGACGCGGCCTCTCTTCCCAAAAACCTGATCTATTTTATGTTGTTCAGTTCCACGAAAGGCCAGCAATCTCCCTAGAACTGATCAATTCTTCAATTTTATCAATACGGAGGGGCGAGAATTAATCatttaattataatatttatatcCTTATGGGAGGCAAGAAGAAGCACCAGCAAGATAAGAAGGAACGCCACTCCGACGAATAATAGCCCCAGGAACAACCGCCTCAGAAAGAGGAACAGCCCGAAGACACTCACGAAGATAAGTTTGAACCTGTCGCCCCCAAGAAAGTCTCATACTGTCCCGGTACTCCCCTCTTCTATTCAGTTTGCAGCTTCCCCTTCGAGCTCTGCAAGTACGGCAAGGAAGCTCCCGAATGCGCAGCCTTTCTCTATAAACTGGCACCCACCAAGGTCACCAAATACCATCCTGATTTCAAGCCAGAACAGCTCGAACTCATCAAGGAGAAGAAATAAACAGCTAAAAAGGAAGAGACCGAAGAGAAGGATGCTTCCAAGGATCCCAAAGACACCAAGGGCAAGTCCCTGAAGGAAAAGTATGTCGTCATTGAGGTCAAAAATAGAGGGAAGAAGAATTTCATCACCACCGTTTCAGGACTCAACAACTTTAGTAACACTGTTTCGACGCAGATATCGACGCAAAATAGGTCGCCAAGAAGTGCAGTAAAAAGTTTGCAGTTTCCTGCTCTGCGGTTGAATTGGGAACCGTGCAATTGCAGGGAGACAACAACGAGAACATGCGTGAATTTTTATTGGGCGAATACAAGCAACTGAAGAAGAAGTATATGATAGACAAGGAGGAATTCAATTAGAAGGAGGCGGAGGAGAAGGCCAAGCGTAAATAGGCGAGGAAGCTGCAGCAGGGCGCCATaaaggaggaggacgaggaaTAGGAGAAGCCAGTTGAGGTGGTGAAGGACAAGAACACGCTGAGGATGGAGATGATGGAGAAGGTGGAGCAGGAGGAGGACGATGATTGATCCCATGATGCATGTAAGTAAATACATCACAATGACTATGCAATATGTGAATGCTGTGCAATAAAAGATGATCACTTGTAGATGAGCTTGCCGTTCACCCACTCGTCCTCCTTTATCTTGTTGCCAGAGAGGTCCTCGTGCACGAAAAGGCCGTGCCTCTCTCCATTTACGAAGTTGCCGTGGATTCTAACGTTATTCTTGTGCATGGTCTCCACGAACTTGCCGTTCTTGATGTCATTCGTCCACGTTCCCTCATATGTCTCCTATCTTGACTTGCTCACGTACACTCCTGCCCCGTTCTTCTTGCTGTCAGTGAAGGAACCCTTGAAGGTGTCCCCATTCGCGTATGTCAGCTCTCCCTAGCCGTCGATCTTGTCGTTCTTGAATGTGCCAACGTAGGTGAAAGATTCCCTGCTCTTGGCAATCGTAAGCTTGCCGAAGCCTTACTTTTTACCCTATACGAATTCTCCTTCGTAAACGTCGCCGTTTCCGTACTTGAGAATGCCCTTGCCGTGGAATTTTCCTCCTAGGAAGGGACCCTCGTAGGTCTTATCCTTGTAGATATACTTTCCCTGTCCAACTTTTTAGTTCTTGTGGAATTAGCCTTCATAGATGGTTCCATTGGCTTCCTTGAGGATgccctttccctctttctttcccATCTAGAAGCGTCCCTCGTACTCGGTGTTGTTCTTGAAGTTCTTGAGTTTTCCGTATCCGTGAAATTCGTCGTGGTGGAAGCCGCCCTCGTACTCTGCGACTCCCTTGAGGAAGTACTTGCCTTCGCCTTCCTTCATGCCGTTGAGGAAGCCTCCCTGGTACTTCAATCCATTGCGTGACTCAAAAGTACCGTTCTTGTACTCCTCATTGTCGAACTCGCCGGTGAACTTGTCGCCGTCTGCGAACTGGAACTCGCAGTTTTCGCCATGCTTGCGTCCGTTGAGCATCGTGCCCTTGAACTTAGAACCGTCGGCGTAGTCAACGTCGCCCTTCGTGAATTGACCATTAGTGAAAATGCCCCGGAAAGTACCGTTAGCCTTCTCGTACCACACTCCATCTCCGTGCGGCTCGGAGTCCTCATTGTAAAATCCGTCGTAATAGTCGCCGTTCTTGAGGAGGAGCTTGCCGCGGTGGCGCCTGCCTGCTTTGAACTCTCCCTCAAAGGTAGACTAGTCGGAAGCATAGAACATCTTTCCTTTGCCGTGCGGCCTGCCGAGATCGTCGCACTCCCCGTCGTAGCGTCCCCGCTTCTCCTTCGCCTCGGCGGATAACGGTTCGGGTGCGGGCTGTGGCTGTGCTTGGTCCTGTCCCATGATGATATGATCAATAAATTATAGCTAGGGGCAGGAAGGGAACTATGAATATAAACATCACGGGGAGTCCCCGGAGTTAGATGAGGAAACGCTGTCCTCCATGTCCTGCTTGAACGCCTCGCTGTCCGCATCCTCCCCCACGAATTTTTTCTGCTTCTACACTCTAGAATAGCGGAGGCCGAAGATGCTGCCCACCAGCACTGCCGCCAGGATAAGCACCAGGATGATAACGCAGCAGATAACTTAGTAGTGAATAAGGTACCGATTTTAACGGAGCGGTTGATGAAGTTGACGCAGTACATGTTGTAGAAGAAACGCATACTGTCTGCTATTATCGTGCAGTTGTTGGAAATCGTCAGACCGTTGATCTGGTTAGTTACCACATTGTTCAGAGTCGAGACTGCGCTAAAGAAGGTATTGAGGCTTCCTGTAAAGGAAGTGAGGTTGCTATTGTACGTATTCATCACTGAGAGCAGGTTATTCAACTGGTCGCTGAGGGACTTATACAAGTTGATGCGGGAGTCGCGGTAGTTGGTCAGAGCTTACGCGTACGCCACGATCTCTTAGTAGGCTGAGGAACTGTTGGTCTTGCAGGAACGCACGGAGAGATAGCGCTGGGCAATGTCACTAGCCGTCCATATCGAAGGCGCCGATTGCGAAATGCGGGTGTTCAGAGAAATGCAGAGGGAGCCAGTGGAGGGAATGAGCAAACCATTAGAGATGTTGGAAGTGGGAGCGTATAAAGACTCGGAGGCGCCGCGAGTGCAATTGGTCGAGTCGAAAACCCAGTAATCGTTGGCGCAGGTGGTATTGACTCCCACCGAGTTCTTGTTGGTGCGCAGGTTGAAGTTGGCGAGGGCGACGTAGGGATTGTTTTCGCTATTGTCGGTGGAGGGGTAGTCGTAGGGGATGCCCAGGCTGTAGTTGGACATCGTGCCCATCCACCCCAGCACCTTCGCAGGGGCGATTGTCGTATCAACGTACATGGAGTTTCCGCTGCTCTGCATGTTGAGGTAGGTCTGCGTGTTGAGGAAGACCTCGGAGACTGACTTCATCTCCTCTGAGAGTCCGAATTTCTTGAGGATGTTGCCGTCGTCGAAGAAGCACACGTCCATGTAGTTGAAGAACTTGTTGAAATTGCTTGTCCCCGAAGCAGCCACGAAGGCAGCGAAGCCACTCCGGGTGGTTATGATGTTGCTGTAGAACTGGCAGAAACTATAACTGAGCCCACCCACCGACAAAAAGACATAGAGAACTGCCATCActgcaaaaaacatgaaaccCAGCAACACCCAACCCCCATGCACCAATTGCTTGCATCCATACAGATCGAAAATATGCGAGGAAATGATGCCCAGCAGGGAGATCATACTGGCTAGCAGGATGACTCCAAATACTGCTTGGACTATGTACAGGCCTGGATTTTGAGCAGCCTTCACAAAGGTTTGGAAGTAGTCGATGGAGAGCTGAATATTACTCAGATATTTGGAAGCGATACTTATGCTCTGCAAGTTGGAGTTGGTATTGTCTGTGATGTTCTGGGCTGAGTTTGCGAGATTGATAGCCGATACGTAGGTCAGGTAGGCCTGCGATGATAACTGAATAGTCTTGTCAATACCTTTTGGGTCACCTGGAGACCTGAATCGATATCGGAAACCATCGTTCCGTTGGTGCTGTTAGGACCCAGGGATTGGCTGATGAAGAGAGGGACTATGGTGGGAACTGCACTCCCTGCGATATTGGCTGCGCTGGTAGTCGCAGGATTAGGAGTGCTGACTCTTGAatctttattattgaaataaagttCAAGATTCATATCCTCGAGAGTCTGCATGCCTGTCCTTATCCACTCATTCCCTCGCAAATTAGTATTGATGGACGTTGCTGCTGAACCTAGGAGGGCAGATGTGTTTTGAACTTGCGTTTGCAGTTGCGAAAACCCTCCCCAATTATTAGCTCTATCCCCGTTGAGAGCGGTGTCTAGACTGTAGTAGAGACCGCACTGGATCATCTTGATGTCGGAGTTGAAGCTGGTGAAGGTGGAGAAGACCACGATGGTGGCCACTAGGATTCCTGCCGAAAATATAACTGCAGGGATCATGGTGGCAGTCAGTTACAACCTGGAGTATGGCTCTTTGATATAGTTGCGTTTCCACGACTCGCAGGGCGGACAGCGTTTGTCGAATGTGCAGCAGCATGCGGCGGTGATGAATAGCAGAGCGAAGGCGACTGACGCGAGTATGAACTTGAGGAGGAAGCGCATGGAGGTGGTGTGGGATTGGGCAGCCTGGAGGTCTCCGGTATTGAAGGCGATTTGTATTTCGAGTTGGTCCTGTTGCGAGAAGAGGTTGCTGTAGATGGTTTCTGCTAAATTTTGGGTCTAGAGTGCGAGGGAGGAGTTGTAGGGGGCGGGGACGAACGCGTCAGGGCAGTTCTTGTAGGTCAGGGAGGTGAGCGTCCACGAGCAACTGATTAATAAGAATGATATTATTATTCGCTGCACCATTTATTATAAAATTATATTCATTAGGCACAAAAAACCATGCCC
The sequence above is a segment of the Nymphaea colorata isolate Beijing-Zhang1983 unplaced genomic scaffold, ASM883128v2 scaffold0318, whole genome shotgun sequence genome. Coding sequences within it:
- the LOC116244793 gene encoding uncharacterized protein LOC116244793 — translated: MNTYNSNLTSFTGSLNTFFSAVSTLNNVVTNQINGLTISNNCTIIADSMRFFYNMYCVNFINRSVKIGRRHRGKLLLKNGDYYDGFYNEDSEPHGDGVWYEKANGTFRGIFTNGQFTKGDVDYADGSKFKGTMLNGRKHGENCEFQFADGDKFTGEFDNEEYKNGTFESRNGLKYQGGFLNGMKEGEGKYFLKGVAEYEGGFHHDEFHGYGKLKNFKNNTEYEGRF
- the LOC116244796 gene encoding eukaryotic translation initiation factor 3 subunit B-like codes for the protein MDAKFSSDERVIITSNNGSTVSRENFIVWALEEQIKIKTYKSHSNQSLDSFQFSENAQSLAIVLQHEVVVFTISSLDDFKRQVKLAEEEQNILKAPHVQKVAWLRGGWIMVMCFEIDYNPVNVAATRLFLYNVETRQERKWRAWSEHAKNGEIFVSERGDWVAISLRKFIKKNHYATVIQIGNLLRKEEPLEITSLEVKDEVDSISWDWHNNRFAVVSEDEATKKGINVRFVVSFYEIAFKNKSIEIGKIGEIRDNLQNRVVLASNGNFFALYNITEESPEKGKFSLGLISREGKDKGKRTLNFEFTKQNLIVSGMNFFHVDNSGRFILLGTEKGYQIWNFIGEIITKDTLQKNIFDVQWRPRVMTELPEEEERALIESEKEIRKKYEEQDDKRINVLKYEKEAARLQQKQSFLQYIANKN